One Patescibacteria group bacterium DNA segment encodes these proteins:
- the ftsE gene encoding cell division ATP-binding protein FtsE, producing the protein MIKFKNISKSYPGNILAVKNINLHIKPKEFVSIVGQSGTGKTTLVRLLIAEETPDRGEITVGGWNITDIKRSEVPFLRRQIGVVFQDYKLLPQKTAYENVAFALEVCGTPTKRIHTVVPQVLRIVGLEGKGGRYPKQLSGGEAQRVAIARALVHRPKILVADEPTGNLDTINTREIADLLLKINEFGTTVLLVTHDREVVNYVKRRVITMENGEVIGDQHSGKYVL; encoded by the coding sequence ATGATCAAGTTTAAAAATATTAGCAAAAGTTATCCGGGTAACATATTGGCGGTAAAAAACATCAACCTTCATATTAAGCCGAAAGAGTTTGTTTCTATCGTTGGTCAGAGTGGCACCGGTAAAACAACTTTAGTTCGTTTGCTGATAGCCGAAGAAACACCTGATCGAGGAGAGATAACGGTTGGTGGCTGGAACATCACTGATATTAAGCGCAGTGAAGTGCCGTTTTTGCGCCGGCAGATCGGAGTGGTTTTTCAAGACTACAAACTTTTGCCGCAAAAAACCGCTTATGAAAATGTCGCTTTTGCGCTAGAGGTTTGCGGTACTCCAACTAAACGTATTCATACGGTTGTTCCGCAAGTGTTGCGGATAGTGGGATTGGAAGGAAAGGGCGGTCGTTATCCGAAACAATTATCCGGCGGTGAAGCGCAACGCGTGGCGATCGCTCGAGCGTTGGTGCATCGGCCGAAGATTTTAGTTGCTGACGAACCGACGGGCAACCTCGATACGATTAATACTAGGGAAATTGCCGATTTACTTTTAAAAATTAATGAATTTGGTACTACTGTTTTGTTGGTTACTCACGACAGGGAAGTGGTTAACTATGTTAAACGCAGGGTGATAACCATGGAAAACGGGGAAGTGATTGGCGACCAACATAGCGGTAAATACGTATTATAA
- a CDS encoding septal ring lytic transglycosylase RlpA family protein has product MKKSISLILLMIVLLCGFPGKIYSQDASVDVSEDGISIYSSIIDPILKKRQHVVALPDDGFYLEISNSAFKKSTEIVIKKRKEILYQLPENFVALSDFWEYDIVGKNEYDKKTAILFRLDSAKSDYLKKIIFWNGKSWQELPSKIVDIESGKVEAKAYLPFLRFLVVADMTKISQGQASWYRYKSCLCAASPDYPKGSILRVTNIENSKSVEVKVNDFGPDRSVHPDRVIDLDLVAFGKIAKKGAGLVSVLVEPIKVNTKNKL; this is encoded by the coding sequence ATGAAAAAATCAATATCACTTATATTATTAATGATTGTTTTGCTTTGCGGTTTTCCGGGGAAAATATATAGCCAGGACGCATCGGTCGATGTTAGCGAAGACGGAATAAGTATCTATTCATCTATAATTGATCCGATCTTAAAGAAAAGACAACACGTCGTCGCTTTGCCTGACGATGGGTTTTATCTAGAAATTAGCAACAGTGCTTTTAAAAAATCCACCGAGATTGTGATAAAAAAGCGAAAAGAAATTTTGTATCAGTTGCCGGAAAATTTTGTAGCACTAAGCGATTTTTGGGAGTATGATATAGTTGGAAAGAATGAATATGACAAAAAGACAGCTATTTTATTTCGTCTTGATAGTGCCAAAAGTGACTATTTGAAAAAAATTATATTTTGGAACGGAAAAAGCTGGCAGGAATTGCCGAGTAAGATCGTAGATATAGAATCGGGAAAGGTGGAGGCAAAGGCGTATTTACCTTTCCTTCGTTTTTTGGTCGTAGCCGACATGACAAAAATATCTCAGGGACAAGCGAGTTGGTATCGTTATAAAAGTTGTTTATGCGCGGCTTCACCTGATTATCCTAAAGGAAGTATTTTGCGGGTAACTAATATTGAAAATAGTAAATCGGTGGAAGTAAAAGTAAACGATTTTGGTCCGGACAGATCCGTGCATCCAGACAGGGTGATCGATCTTGATCTGGTGGCTTTTGGGAAAATAGCAAAAAAAGGAGCTGGGCTGGTTAGCGTTTTGGTTGAACCGATAAAGGTTAATACAAAAAATAAATTATGA
- a CDS encoding permease-like cell division protein FtsX, whose translation MSFIYRIIKFAVQDFYRNIWLSVVTISILILTLLSINVLVVFNNLANTAAAIIESKVDVSIYFKPNTSIDDINKVKSYIMDLSEVDSVEFVSQDDALARFKETHKDNSTILEAIDELGDNPLGATLKIRANKIENYPVILSALDKPEFNQSITSKNYEDRQEMISKISYWTKTGEKVAFIFILIFVLISALIVFNTVRVAIYTHREEIGIEKLVGATNWFVRLPFILESVIFSFVSCVITIVIIYPLLGFIQPHLAQFFSSSSFDIIGYFNNNFIVIFGAEFLAICMLNTAASLMAVGKYLRV comes from the coding sequence ATGTCTTTTATCTATCGCATCATCAAATTTGCCGTTCAGGATTTTTACCGCAATATTTGGCTGTCAGTAGTTACTATCAGTATTTTGATTTTGACCCTGCTTTCCATTAATGTTTTAGTGGTTTTTAACAATCTGGCTAACACCGCTGCGGCAATTATCGAAAGCAAGGTTGATGTCAGTATTTATTTTAAACCAAACACTTCCATTGATGACATAAACAAGGTGAAAAGCTATATCATGGATTTGTCGGAGGTGGACAGTGTAGAATTTGTTTCCCAAGACGATGCCTTGGCGAGATTTAAAGAAACTCACAAAGACAATTCAACCATTTTAGAGGCGATTGACGAACTGGGAGATAATCCTTTGGGGGCTACGCTTAAGATCAGGGCTAACAAAATAGAAAATTATCCCGTGATTCTAAGCGCTCTTGATAAGCCGGAGTTTAACCAGTCTATTACCAGTAAAAACTACGAAGATCGGCAGGAAATGATCAGTAAAATTTCTTATTGGACTAAAACCGGAGAAAAAGTGGCGTTTATATTTATATTGATTTTTGTTTTGATTTCGGCGTTGATTGTTTTTAACACAGTCAGGGTGGCGATTTATACTCATCGAGAGGAAATCGGTATCGAAAAACTGGTCGGAGCGACCAACTGGTTTGTTCGTTTGCCGTTTATTTTGGAGAGTGTTATTTTTAGTTTTGTCAGTTGCGTGATTACTATTGTTATTATTTATCCGTTGCTCGGTTTTATTCAGCCGCATTTAGCGCAGTTTTTTTCTTCCAGTAGTTTTGATATTATCGGTTATTTTAATAACAATTTTATTGTTATTTTCGGCGCTGAGTTTTTGGCGATTTGCATGTTGAACACCGCAGCCAGTCTAATGGCGGTAGGAAAGTATTTAAGAGTGTAA